The Pseudomonas baetica genome includes a region encoding these proteins:
- a CDS encoding thioesterase II family protein translates to MTQLTLLCLPYSGASAMVYSRWRRKLPQWLTLQPVELPGRGARFGEALQTDMRALARQLASELQTTLRAPYAIFGHSLGALLACELAHALRALGLPEPVALFASGTAAPTLRSEYDRGFAEPKSDAELIEQLRTLNGTSEEILANAELMSLTLPVLRADFLLCGRFQPIQRPLLKCPVHVLGGTTDRATTEQLIGWSKETLGSFSVDMLAGGHFFIHEHEAKVLKVIKDQLDVHHRRHSMPATA, encoded by the coding sequence GTGACTCAGCTGACATTGCTGTGCCTTCCTTATTCGGGCGCCAGTGCCATGGTCTACAGCCGCTGGCGGCGCAAATTGCCGCAGTGGCTGACGTTGCAACCGGTAGAACTGCCGGGGCGCGGCGCACGATTTGGCGAAGCGCTGCAAACCGATATGCGGGCGCTGGCCCGTCAGTTGGCCAGCGAACTGCAAACGACCCTGCGCGCGCCTTATGCCATTTTTGGCCATAGCCTCGGCGCGCTGCTGGCCTGCGAGCTGGCCCATGCCTTGCGTGCCTTGGGGTTGCCGGAGCCGGTTGCGCTGTTCGCCTCCGGCACGGCGGCGCCGACGCTGCGCAGTGAATATGACCGCGGCTTCGCTGAACCCAAGAGCGATGCTGAACTGATCGAGCAGTTGCGCACCTTGAATGGCACCAGCGAAGAAATTCTGGCCAATGCCGAATTGATGAGCCTCACCTTGCCGGTGCTGCGTGCCGACTTCCTGCTGTGCGGGCGTTTTCAGCCGATCCAGCGACCATTGCTCAAATGCCCGGTGCATGTGCTCGGCGGTACCACCGACCGGGCGACCACCGAGCAATTGATCGGCTGGAGCAAGGAGACCCTCGGCAGTTTCTCCGTGGACATGCTCGCCGGCGGTCATTTCTTTATTCATGAACACGAAGCCAAAGTGCTGAAAGTCATCAAGGATCAGCTCGACGTTCATCACCGCCGGCACTCAATGCCCGCTACTGCCTGA
- a CDS encoding MFS transporter, whose protein sequence is MANPYRELFNAPGARNFVLAGMIARMPISMTGIGVITMLSQLYGGYALAGAVAATFALATAFCAPQVSRLVDRFGQGKVLPVSALLGGGALLMLLLCTRLQAPTWTLFIFAALAGCMPSMSAMVRARWTEIYRGQPQLQTAYALESVLDEVCFIVGPPLSVGLCVAVFPEAGPLAALLALAIGVTAFVAQRSTEPPVHPHGSQHQVSIIRSTDIQLLLVLMIAMGVIVGVVDVVSVAFAQQQGQPAAASIVLSVYAIGSCLAGLAFGALRSKLPLPQLFLYGGVATAVTTLPLLLASNIVGLALAVFIAGLFFAPTLIVAMALVERIVPPAKLTEGLTWLVTGLSIGVAIGAAGSGALVDAFGARSGFWLAIAAGAVVLGAAVQSYRHLK, encoded by the coding sequence ATGGCAAACCCCTACCGCGAGTTGTTCAACGCCCCCGGCGCCCGGAATTTTGTGCTGGCGGGAATGATCGCGCGCATGCCGATTTCCATGACCGGGATTGGCGTGATCACCATGCTTTCGCAGCTGTACGGCGGGTACGCGTTGGCCGGTGCGGTGGCGGCTACGTTTGCCTTGGCCACGGCGTTTTGCGCACCGCAGGTGTCGCGCCTGGTTGACCGTTTCGGCCAGGGTAAAGTGCTGCCTGTTTCGGCGTTGCTCGGTGGCGGGGCGTTGCTGATGTTGCTGCTGTGCACGCGGTTGCAGGCGCCGACCTGGACGCTGTTTATCTTCGCCGCGCTGGCCGGTTGCATGCCGAGCATGTCGGCGATGGTGCGCGCGCGCTGGACCGAAATCTATCGTGGCCAGCCGCAATTGCAGACGGCGTATGCGCTGGAATCGGTGCTTGATGAAGTGTGTTTCATCGTTGGCCCGCCGTTGTCGGTCGGCCTCTGCGTGGCGGTGTTTCCCGAGGCTGGACCGTTGGCGGCACTGTTGGCACTGGCGATCGGCGTCACCGCTTTTGTCGCCCAGCGCAGCACCGAGCCGCCGGTGCATCCGCATGGCTCGCAGCATCAGGTTTCGATCATCCGTTCAACCGACATCCAGTTGTTGTTGGTATTGATGATTGCCATGGGCGTAATCGTTGGCGTAGTCGATGTGGTCAGCGTCGCGTTCGCCCAGCAACAGGGGCAACCGGCGGCTGCCAGTATTGTCTTGTCGGTGTATGCCATCGGGTCGTGTCTGGCCGGCCTGGCGTTTGGCGCGCTGCGCTCGAAACTGCCGCTGCCACAACTGTTTTTGTATGGCGGGGTGGCGACGGCGGTGACGACGTTGCCGCTGTTGCTCGCCAGCAATATTGTCGGTCTGGCGCTGGCGGTGTTCATTGCCGGGCTGTTCTTTGCCCCCACGCTGATCGTCGCGATGGCTCTGGTCGAGCGCATCGTGCCGCCGGCCAAACTCACCGAAGGCCTGACCTGGCTGGTGACCGGCCTGAGCATTGGCGTTGCGATCGGCGCTGCCGGCTCCGGAGCGCTGGTGGATGCGTTCGGCGCACGCAGCGGCTTCTGGCTGGCGATTGCGGCGGGGGCGGTGGTGCTTGGCGCGGCCGTGCAGAGTTACCGCCATCTGAAATGA